In Erigeron canadensis isolate Cc75 chromosome 6, C_canadensis_v1, whole genome shotgun sequence, the following are encoded in one genomic region:
- the LOC122603596 gene encoding F-box/kelch-repeat protein At3g18720-like, translated as MDRVIYSYHLKSKTISPSLVPSLMVPTSHMSMWECRLDDDHREAKFMVDSKQEKDETVGFLMTDNEVNDSESRLLDLPFDVLERIMIFCVGVEYLNFRATCKHLYQATPVIPWRNQTALQDYSLVSPWLMVVDQIQGIITFTDPMMGDNYYMRSPQLSIADEIIYSSRFGWLLFQTSALCPVFFNPFTNDLRKLPEFDYYISTYCFSDPPTSPDCMVVGFSNKKIIIHYVAREPTCHVFDLVTDSQLRPIRFLTFLETDLYALYKTGELMVFKDFSEKDISWEILKTEAPRSCSKSPAQYFLVKRDQHLLLVVMGWFGEPMEVFKLNDSTGEWEKVNGLGKHMIYICDTTCLCIEAKTPAMENKIFLAQLSSENKKIVFYSLDTCTFHTFNGKSVQENVGGVATTTYLSAHTWIEPSWSLHYPPKEGE; from the exons ATGGACAGGGTAATCTATTCGTATCATcttaaaagtaaaaccataagTCCATCTCTCGTGCCTTCTTTGATGGTGCCAACAAGCCACATGTCCATGTGGGAGTGTAG GTTAGATGATGACCATAGAGAAGCCAAGTTCATGGTTGATTCCAAACAAGAAAAGGATGAGACAGTGGGTTTCTTAATGACAGACAACGAGGTAAATGATAGTGAATCTCGCCTACTTGATCTTCCATTTGATGTTCTGGAGAGGATTATGATATTTTGTGTAGGCGTGGAATACTTGAACTTTCGTGCTACCTGCAAACATTTATATCAAGCAACACCTGTTATACCATGGCGCAACCAAACAGCATTACAAGATTATTCTTTAGTTTCACCTTGGTTGATGGTTGTAGACCAAATTCAAGGCATTATTACTTTCACAGATCCAATGATGGGTGACAACTACTATATGAGAAGTCCACAGTTATCGATTGCTgatgaaattatatatagttCTAGGTTTGGTTGGTTGCTTTTTCAGACTAGTGCTTTATGCCCAGTGTTTTTTAACCCCTTCACAAATGATCTCCGCAAGCTTCCAGAGtttgattattatatatcaACTTATTGTTTCTCAGACCCACCTACTTCTCCAGATTGTATGGTGGTTggattttcaaataaaaaaattatcatccaTTATGTAGCCCGAGAACCAACTTGTCATGTGTTTGATCTAGTTACTGATTCACAATTACGTCCTATCCGTTTTCTAACATTCCTTGAAACAGATCTTTATGCTTTGTACAAGACGGGAGAACTTATGGTTTTCAAAGATTTCAGTGAAAAAGATATCTCTTGGGAAATTCTTAAAACCGAAGCCCCAAGAAGTTGTAGCAAATCTCCGGCACAATATTTTTTGGTGAAACGTGACCAACATCTCTTACTAGTTGTTATGGGTTGGTTTGGAGAACCCATGGAGGTATTCAAGCTGAATGATTCGACAGGAGAATGGGAGAAAGTAAATGGTTTAGGAAAGCACATGATTTATATATGTGATACAACATGTCTATGCATTGAAGCCAAAACACCAGCAATGGAGAACAAGATCTTCCTTGCGCAATTGAGTTCCGAAAACAAGAAGATAGTGTTTTATTCTCTTGACACTTGCACGTTTCATACATTCAATGGCAAAAGCGTCCAAGAAAATGTCGGAGGTGTCGCCACAACTACATATCTTTCTGCTCATACTTGGATTGAACCAAGTTGGTCTCTTCACTACCCCCCAAAAGAAGGGGAATAA
- the LOC122603560 gene encoding probable glycosyltransferase At5g03795 isoform X2 yields MAPMVIKAASFKGLFFMTSCSLIILKITFFFITSIPSTTKMMMIDYDHHHHFDMKPAHDDQHQVLLNHRISTHSHQYDEAVRILHEEEEDGLSTSIIVDEKNLANKVLIADDDPSIMDSREGEKIQLLMAENTTSHVVVHAEGPQLPADHGSTSSKVKPLNVKEVYHDKDIFMENYKQMNKSMKVYIYPHAKTDPFANVLLPASGLPGGNYASESYFKISLSVSHFVTQDPSEADLFFLPFSIASMRHDKRIGPQGIQTFIKDYITSISHEYPYWNRTGGADHFYVACHSIGRTAMEKVPQVRINAIQVVCSSSYFLQGYTAHKDASIPQIWPRPGVHPSRHPSKREMLAFYAGAMNSRVRESLVQTWLNDKVIGVHQRRLQTPYSESLLGSKFCLHAKGFEVNTARIGDAIYYGCVPVVLADHYDLPFADILDWSSFSVVVSTEDIANLKRILKKSVASDEYLKLQKNVLKVQKHFQWHQKPVDFDTFYMVMYELWLRRSSIRLINLF; encoded by the exons ATGGCCCCTATGGTGATAAAAGCAGCTTCATTCAAGGGGTTGTTTTTCATGACATCATGCAGTTTGATAATTCTAAAAATAACCTTCTTTTTTATAACATCTATCCCTTCCACCacaaaaatgatgatgattgattatgatcatcatcatcattttgataTGAAACCAGCTCATGATGATCAACATCAAGTCCTTCTCAACCATCGTATATCAACTCATAGTCACCAGTACGACGAAGCCGTTCGTATATTgcacgaagaagaagaagacggtTTAAGTACTTCCATTATCGTTGACGAGAAGAATTTGGCTAATAAGGTACTGATTGCTGATGATGATCCAAGTATAATGGATAGCAGAGAAGGTGAAAAGATTCAACTACTCATGGCAGAAAATACTACAAGTCATGTGGTGGTGCATGCTGAGGGTCCTCAATTGCCAGCTGATCATGGTTCTACTTCTTCAAAAg TAAAGCCTTTGAATGTAAAAGAAGTGTACCATGACAAAGATATCTTCATGGAGAACTACAAACAAATGAACAAGAGTATGAAAGTATACATTTACCCACACGCAAAAACCGACCCATTTGCCAACGTTCTTCTACCAGCAAGTGGTTTGCCAGGAGGCAACTACGCTAGCGAGAGCTACTTCAAAATTTCACTCTCGGTGAGTCACTTtgtcacacaagatccatccgaAGCAGACTTGTTTTTCTTGCCTTTTTCCATTGCAAGTATGAGACATGATAAAAGAATTGGACCACAAGGCATTCAAACCTTCATAAAAGACTATATCACGAGCATCAGTCATGAATACCCTTATTGGAACCGCACGGGTGGGGCTGATCATTTCTACGTGGCGTGTCATTCTATTGGAAGGACTGCAATGGAGAAAGTGCCCCAAGTCAGGATCAACGCAATTCAAGTTGTTTGCTCTTCAAGTTATTTTTTGCAGGGTTATACTGCACATAAAGATGCATCAATACCACAAATATGGCCTAGGCCAGGCGTCCACCCTAGTCGTCACCCATCCAAAAG GGAAATGCTTGCATTTTATGCCGGAGCAATGAATTCAAGGGTACGAGAATCCTTGGTTCAGACATGGTTGAACGATAAAGTAATTGGGGTTCATCAAAGGCGTCTCCAAACCCCATACTCCGAGTCACTCCTTGGAAGCAAGTTTTGCCTCCACGCAAAAGGGTTTGAAGTGAACACGGCTCGTATAGGAGATGCAATCTACTATGGTTGCGTACCTGTTGTCCTGGCCGACCATTATGATCTGCCATTTGCAGATATCTTGGATTGGAGTAGCTTCTCGGTTGTGGTTTCAACAGAAGATATTGCAAATCTGAAGAGAATCCTCAAAAAGAGTGTGGCTTCTGATGAGTATCTCAAGTTGCAGAAGAATGTGTTGAAGGTGCAAAAGCATTTTCAATGGCATCAGAAACCAGTCGATTTTGATACATTTTACATGGTTATGTACGAGTTATGGCTAAGGAGGAGTTCTataagattaattaatttattttaa
- the LOC122603560 gene encoding probable glycosyltransferase At5g03795 isoform X1, producing the protein MAPMVIKAASFKGLFFMTSCSLIILKITFFFITSIPSTTKMMMIDYDHHHHFDMKPAHDDQHQVLLNHRISTHSHQYDEAVRILHEEEEDGLSTSIIVDEKNLANKVLIADDDPSIMDSREGEKIQLLMAENTTSHVVVHAEGPQLPADHGSTSSKVVKPLNVKEVYHDKDIFMENYKQMNKSMKVYIYPHAKTDPFANVLLPASGLPGGNYASESYFKISLSVSHFVTQDPSEADLFFLPFSIASMRHDKRIGPQGIQTFIKDYITSISHEYPYWNRTGGADHFYVACHSIGRTAMEKVPQVRINAIQVVCSSSYFLQGYTAHKDASIPQIWPRPGVHPSRHPSKREMLAFYAGAMNSRVRESLVQTWLNDKVIGVHQRRLQTPYSESLLGSKFCLHAKGFEVNTARIGDAIYYGCVPVVLADHYDLPFADILDWSSFSVVVSTEDIANLKRILKKSVASDEYLKLQKNVLKVQKHFQWHQKPVDFDTFYMVMYELWLRRSSIRLINLF; encoded by the exons ATGGCCCCTATGGTGATAAAAGCAGCTTCATTCAAGGGGTTGTTTTTCATGACATCATGCAGTTTGATAATTCTAAAAATAACCTTCTTTTTTATAACATCTATCCCTTCCACCacaaaaatgatgatgattgattatgatcatcatcatcattttgataTGAAACCAGCTCATGATGATCAACATCAAGTCCTTCTCAACCATCGTATATCAACTCATAGTCACCAGTACGACGAAGCCGTTCGTATATTgcacgaagaagaagaagacggtTTAAGTACTTCCATTATCGTTGACGAGAAGAATTTGGCTAATAAGGTACTGATTGCTGATGATGATCCAAGTATAATGGATAGCAGAGAAGGTGAAAAGATTCAACTACTCATGGCAGAAAATACTACAAGTCATGTGGTGGTGCATGCTGAGGGTCCTCAATTGCCAGCTGATCATGGTTCTACTTCTTCAAAAg TAGTAAAGCCTTTGAATGTAAAAGAAGTGTACCATGACAAAGATATCTTCATGGAGAACTACAAACAAATGAACAAGAGTATGAAAGTATACATTTACCCACACGCAAAAACCGACCCATTTGCCAACGTTCTTCTACCAGCAAGTGGTTTGCCAGGAGGCAACTACGCTAGCGAGAGCTACTTCAAAATTTCACTCTCGGTGAGTCACTTtgtcacacaagatccatccgaAGCAGACTTGTTTTTCTTGCCTTTTTCCATTGCAAGTATGAGACATGATAAAAGAATTGGACCACAAGGCATTCAAACCTTCATAAAAGACTATATCACGAGCATCAGTCATGAATACCCTTATTGGAACCGCACGGGTGGGGCTGATCATTTCTACGTGGCGTGTCATTCTATTGGAAGGACTGCAATGGAGAAAGTGCCCCAAGTCAGGATCAACGCAATTCAAGTTGTTTGCTCTTCAAGTTATTTTTTGCAGGGTTATACTGCACATAAAGATGCATCAATACCACAAATATGGCCTAGGCCAGGCGTCCACCCTAGTCGTCACCCATCCAAAAG GGAAATGCTTGCATTTTATGCCGGAGCAATGAATTCAAGGGTACGAGAATCCTTGGTTCAGACATGGTTGAACGATAAAGTAATTGGGGTTCATCAAAGGCGTCTCCAAACCCCATACTCCGAGTCACTCCTTGGAAGCAAGTTTTGCCTCCACGCAAAAGGGTTTGAAGTGAACACGGCTCGTATAGGAGATGCAATCTACTATGGTTGCGTACCTGTTGTCCTGGCCGACCATTATGATCTGCCATTTGCAGATATCTTGGATTGGAGTAGCTTCTCGGTTGTGGTTTCAACAGAAGATATTGCAAATCTGAAGAGAATCCTCAAAAAGAGTGTGGCTTCTGATGAGTATCTCAAGTTGCAGAAGAATGTGTTGAAGGTGCAAAAGCATTTTCAATGGCATCAGAAACCAGTCGATTTTGATACATTTTACATGGTTATGTACGAGTTATGGCTAAGGAGGAGTTCTataagattaattaatttattttaa
- the LOC122606286 gene encoding probable glycosyltransferase At5g03795 encodes MAPMVIKAASFKGLFFMTSCSLIILKITFFFITSIPSTTKMMMIDYDHHHHFDMKPAHDDQHQVLLNHRISTHSHQYDEAVRILHEEEEDGLSTSIIVDEKNLANKVLIADDDPSIMDSREGEKIQLLMAENTTSHVVVHAEGPQLPADHDQPGSTSSKVVKPLNVKEVYHDKDIFMENYKQMNKSMKVYIYPHAKTDPFANVLLPASGSPGGNYASESYFKISLSVSHFVTQDPSEADLFFLPFSIASMRHDKRIGPQGIQTFIKDYITSISHEYPYWNRTGGADHFYVACHSIGRTAMEKVPQVRINAIQVVCSSSYFLQGYTAHKDASIPQIWPRPGVHPSRHPSKREMLAFYAGAMNSRVRESLVQTWLNDKEIGVHQRRLQTPYSESLLGSKFCLHAKGFEVNTARIGDAIYYGCVPVVLADHYDLPFADILDWSSFSVVVSTEDIVNLKRILKKSVDSDEYLKLQKNVLKVQKHFQWHQKPVDFDTFYMVMYELWLRRSSIRISLF; translated from the exons ATGGCCCCTATGGTGATAAAAGCAGCTTCATTCAAGGGGTTGTTTTTCATGACATCATGCAGTTTGATAATTCTAAAAATAACCTTCTTTTTTATAACATCTATCCCTTCCACCacaaaaatgatgatgattgattatgatcatcatcatcattttgataTGAAACCAGCTCATGATGATCAACATCAAGTCCTTCTCAACCATCGTATATCAACTCATAGTCACCAGTACGACGAAGCCGTTCGTATATTgcacgaagaagaagaagacggtTTAAGTACTTCCATTATCGTTGACGAGAAGAATTTGGCTAATAAGGTACTGATTGCTGATGATGATCCAAGTATAATGGATAGCAGAGAAGGTGAAAAGATTCAACTACTCATGGCAGAAAATACTACAAGTCATGTGGTGGTGCATGCTGAGGGTCCTCAATTGCCAGCTGATCATGATCAACCAGGCTCTACCTCTTCAAAAG TAGTAAAGCCTTTGAATGTAAAAGAAGTGTACCATGACAAAGATATCTTCATGGAGAACTACAAACAAATGAACAAGAGTATGAAAGTATACATTTACCCACACGCAAAAACCGACCCATTTGCCAACGTTCTTCTACCAGCAAGTGGTTCGCCAGGAGGCAACTACGCTAGCGAGAGCTACTTCAAAATTTCACTCTCGGTGAGTCACTTtgtcacacaagatccatccgaAGCAGACTTGTTTTTCTTGCCTTTTTCCATTGCAAGTATGAGACATGATAAAAGAATTGGACCACAAGGCATTCAAACCTTCATAAAAGACTATATCACGAGCATCAGTCACGAATACCCTTATTGGAACCGCACGGGCGGGGCTGATCATTTCTACGTGGCGTGTCATTCTATTGGAAGGACTGCAATGGAGAAAGTGCCCCAAGTCAGGATCAACGCAATTCAAGTTGTTTGCTCTTCAAGTTATTTTTTGCAGGGTTATACTGCACATAAAGATGCATCAATACCACAAATATGGCCTAGACCTGGCGTCCACCCTAGTCGTCACCCATCCAAAAG GGAAATGCTTGCATTTTATGCTGGAGCAATGAACTCAAGGGTGCGAGAATCCTTGGTTCAGACATGGTTGAACGATAAAGAAATTGGGGTTCATCAAAGGCGTCTCCAAACACCATACTCCGAGTCACTCCTTGGAAGCAAGTTTTGCCTCCATGCTAAAGGGTTTGAAGTGAACACGGCTCGTATAGGAGATGCAATCTACTATGGTTGTGTTCCTGTTGTCCTGGCCGACCATTATGATCTGCCATTTGCAGATATCTTGGATTGGAGTAGCTTCTCGGTTGTTGTTTCAACAGAAGATATTGTAAACCTGAAGAGAATCCTCAAAAAGAGTGTGGATTCTGATGAGTATCTCAAGTTGCAGAAGAATGTGTTGAAGGTGCAAAAGCATTTCCAATGGCATCAGAAACCAGTCGATTTTGATACGTTTTACATGGTTATGTACGAGTTATGGCTAAGGAGGAGTTCGATCAGAATTAGTTTATTTTAA
- the LOC122603595 gene encoding beta-glucosidase BoGH3B-like: MQVKNMKKFSVLLIMVMCCLASMAEAEYFKYKDPKQPMGVRIKDLMKRMTLAEKIGQMTQIDHKVASNEVIKKYFIGSVLSGGGSVPAKHASVKTWVDMVNDYQKGALSTRLGIPMIYGIDAVHGHNNVYKATIFPHNVGLGVTRDPVLAKKIGAATALEVRATGIQYAFAPCIAVCRDPRWGRCYESYSEDPKIVKLMTEIIPGLQGDIPAGSRKGVPFVGGQDKIAACAKHYLGDGGTHLGTNEGNTIIDAKDFFRIHMPAYYDAVIKGVATIMTSYSSWNGVKMHANRFLVTDFLKNKLKFKGFVISDWQGIDRITTPEHANYTYSIIAGMNTGIDMFMVPYNYTEFIDGLTDLVKNKFISMSRVDDAVKRILRVKFTMGLFEHPLSDYSMAKYLGSQEHRNLAREAVRKTLVLLKNGKSLKKPLLPLPKKASKILVAGSHADNLGYQCGGWTLEWQGLSGDITDGTTVLSAVKKAVDPKTQVVYNENPSGEFVKSSKFDYAIVVVGEHPYAETFGDSMNLTIAEPGPSTIKSVCGSVKCVVVLISGRPVVVEPYVSTIDALVAAWLPGTEGQGITDALFGDYAFTGKLARTWFKSVDQLPMNVGDAHYDPLYPFGFGLTTKPTKNL; the protein is encoded by the exons ATGCAGGTCAAGAACATGAAGAAATTTTCAGTTTTGTTGATAATGGTAATGTGTTGCTTGGCTTCCATGGCTGAAGCAGAGTACTTTAAGTACAAAGATCCTAAACAACCTATGGGTGTTCGGATCAAAGACTTGATGAAAAGGATGACATTGGCAGAAAAGATTGGACAAATGACCCAAATTGACCACAAAGTTGCATCCAATGAGGTCATCAAGAAGTACTTTATTG GGAGTGTTTTGAGTGGAGGAGGAAGTGTTCCAGCCAAACATGCTTCTGTAAAGACATGGGTGGACATGGTTAATGATTACCAAAAAGGAGCTTTATCGACCCGATTGGGGATACCGATGATTTATGGAATTGATGCTGTCCATGGTCATAACAATGTTTACAAAGCTACAATCTTTCCTCACAATGTTGGTCTTGGAGTTACCAG GGACCCTGTTCTGGCTAAGAAGATAGGAGCTGCAACTGCCCTTGAAGTTAGAGCTACTGGCATACAATATGCTTTTGCACCTTGTATTGCA GTTTGTAGAGATCCAAGATGGGGCCGTTGCTACGAGAGTTATAGTGAAGATCCCAAGATTGTTAAGCTAATGACCGAGATTATACCAGGTTTACAAGGAGACATCCCTGCTGGTTCAAGAAAGGGTGTTCCTTTTGTTGGCGGACA AGACAAGATAGCAGCATGTGCCAAGCATTACCTGGGAGATGGTGGGACTCATCTGGGCACAAACGAGGGTAACACGATCATAGATGCCAAAGATTTTTTTAGGATACACATGCCAGCATACTATGATGCCGTCATCAAGGGTGTGGCTACTATTATGACCTCATATTCTAGCTGGAATGGGGTTAAAATGCACGCCAACCGTTTCCTTGTCACAGATTTCCTTAAAAACAAGCTCAAGTTCAAG GGGTTCGTTATATCGGATTGGCAAGGGATTGACAGGATCACTACTCCTGAACATGCTAACTATACTTACTCAATCATCGCTGGGATGAATACTGGAATTGACatg TTCATGGTACCATACAACTACACTGAGTTTATAGATGGTCTAACTGACCTAGTCAAGAACAAGTTCATATCCATGAGTCGTGTAGATGATGCAGTTAAGAGGATTCTAAGGGTCAAGTTCACTATGGGTCTATTTGAACACCCATTGTCTGATTACAGCATGGCCAAGTACCTCGGAAGCCAG GAGCACAGAAATTTAGCTAGGGAAGCTGTGAGAAAAACACTTGTGTTGTTAAAAAACGGCAAATCTTTAAAGAAGCCACTGTTACCTCTTCCTAAAAAGGCGTCAAAGATACTAGTGGCAGGGTCCCATGCCGATAATCTTGGTTATCAATGTGGTGGATGGACACTCGAGTGGCAAGGGCTTTCAGGAGATATTACTGATG GCACCACAGTCCTATCTGCTGTAAAGAAGGCCGTTGACCCAAAAACACAAGTTGTCTACAATGAGAACCCGAGTGGGGAGTTTGTCAAGTCCAGCAAATTCGACTATGCAATTGTCGTGGTGGGAGAACACCCCTATGCTGAGACATTTGGGGACAGCATGAATCTGACAATTGCAGAGCCGGGACCAAGCACCATAAAGAGTGTCTGCGGCTCAGTAAAATGTGTGGTTGTCTTGATCAGTGGCCGGCCCGTAGTGGTGGAGCCATATGTAAGCACCATAGATGCTCTTGTGGCTGCTTGGCTTCCAGGAACCGAGGGTCAAGGTATCACAGATGCTCTGTTTGGTGACTATGCATTTACAGGAAAGCTCGCCCGTACTTGGTTCAAATCTGTTGATCAACTCCCAATGAACGTTGGGGATGCACATTATGACCCGTTGTACCCCTTTGGGTTTGGGCTCACAACTAAGCCTACCAAGAATTTGTGA